A DNA window from Streptomyces parvus contains the following coding sequences:
- a CDS encoding ABC transporter permease, whose translation MRFHLSRFALATGFALTEHGRNRFAMVLVILFVPLWTTLAYLAMPDTPARMRLHATGETLAPHGNELTEISGALNAVTLITGFMMFAATFSGNRFDRRLAMAGYPRAHLVLAKVTALALISAAVAAYATAVTCLAWTPRQPLLLAAALFTAGLTYGALGVGFGSVLRREVEGMFAIVMTSIIDLALQNPITSSGADTPLMRYLPSYGAMQASTAAGFSTNPVPRHLALQLLWFAGAALIALVGFGRSTRSTLPARAQAPEPAPGSGAPSPSVPRGTTAPPVTASGPETH comes from the coding sequence GTGAGGTTTCACCTGTCCCGGTTCGCTCTCGCTACCGGCTTCGCGCTGACCGAGCACGGCCGGAACCGGTTCGCCATGGTCCTCGTGATCCTCTTCGTCCCCCTGTGGACGACTCTGGCCTATCTGGCGATGCCCGACACCCCGGCGCGCATGCGGCTGCACGCCACCGGGGAGACGCTGGCGCCGCACGGCAACGAACTGACGGAGATCAGCGGTGCACTCAACGCGGTCACCCTGATCACGGGTTTCATGATGTTCGCCGCCACTTTCTCCGGTAACCGCTTCGACCGCCGGCTGGCGATGGCCGGCTATCCCCGGGCCCACCTCGTCCTGGCCAAGGTCACCGCACTGGCGCTGATCTCGGCTGCGGTCGCCGCCTACGCCACCGCAGTCACCTGCCTGGCCTGGACACCCCGCCAGCCCCTGCTGCTCGCCGCCGCCCTGTTCACCGCCGGCCTCACCTACGGTGCCCTCGGCGTCGGCTTCGGCTCGGTGCTGCGCCGGGAGGTCGAGGGCATGTTCGCCATCGTCATGACCAGCATCATCGACCTCGCCCTGCAAAACCCGATCACGAGCTCGGGAGCCGACACCCCGCTCATGCGCTACCTGCCCTCTTACGGAGCCATGCAGGCCAGTACGGCGGCGGGATTCTCCACCAACCCGGTGCCGCGCCACCTGGCCCTCCAGCTGCTCTGGTTCGCGGGAGCGGCCTTGATCGCTCTGGTGGGCTTTGGCCGCAGCACCCGCAGCACCCTCCCCGCCCGAGCACAGGCCCCTGAGCCTGCCCCGGGAAGCGGCGCACCCAGTCCCTCCGTGCCGCGAGGAACAACCGCACCACCCGTCACGGCGTCCGGCCCGGAAACACACTGA
- a CDS encoding IS481 family transposase — MSHRNARLTVHGRRILVDRVLGGRPVAHVAAEMGISRPTAHKWIRRWRAEGDSGLADRSSRPHRTPHRTPRAVEARVCDLRRTRKLGPARIGPVLGLPASTVHRILTRHSLNRLSWIDRPTGTLIRRYERDRPGELIHIDVKKLGRIPDGGGHRTLGRQAGRATRSNMGFDYIHSAVDDHSRLAYSEIHPDEKVATCAGFLTRAAAFFHRQGIPRIERVLTDNAWAYRKGLAWRNALADLGATGKLTRAYRPQTNGKVERFNRTLLDEWAYIRPYTANTERAEALADFLHTYNHHRSHTALGGHPPITRVNNPAGQYT, encoded by the coding sequence GTGTCCCACCGTAATGCCCGGCTGACCGTTCACGGCAGGCGAATCCTGGTCGATCGCGTCCTCGGTGGGCGGCCAGTTGCCCATGTGGCGGCCGAAATGGGCATATCCAGGCCTACCGCCCACAAGTGGATCCGCCGTTGGCGCGCGGAGGGTGACTCGGGCCTGGCCGACCGCTCCAGCAGGCCCCATCGCACACCGCACCGCACCCCACGGGCCGTCGAGGCTCGCGTCTGCGACCTCCGCAGGACCCGCAAGCTCGGCCCCGCCCGCATCGGCCCGGTCCTGGGCCTGCCCGCCTCGACCGTGCACCGGATCCTGACCCGCCACAGTCTGAACCGGCTGTCCTGGATCGACCGTCCGACCGGCACCCTGATCCGCCGCTACGAACGCGACCGGCCCGGCGAGCTGATCCACATCGACGTGAAGAAGCTCGGCCGGATCCCCGACGGCGGCGGTCACAGGACCCTGGGCCGCCAGGCCGGCCGCGCCACCCGCAGCAACATGGGCTTCGACTACATCCACTCTGCCGTCGACGACCATTCCCGCCTGGCCTACAGCGAGATCCACCCCGACGAGAAGGTCGCGACCTGCGCGGGCTTCCTCACCCGCGCAGCCGCCTTCTTCCACCGCCAGGGCATCCCCCGCATCGAGCGGGTCCTGACGGACAACGCCTGGGCCTACCGCAAGGGCCTGGCCTGGAGGAACGCCCTCGCGGACCTCGGCGCCACAGGCAAGCTGACCCGGGCCTACCGGCCCCAGACCAACGGCAAGGTCGAACGCTTCAACCGCACCCTGCTCGACGAATGGGCCTACATCCGGCCCTACACCGCCAACACCGAGCGGGCCGAAGCCCTGGCAGACTTCCTCCACACCTACAACCACCACCGCAGCCACACCGCACTCGGCGGCCACCCACCCATCACCCGTGTCAACAACCCTGCGGGTCAATACACCTAG
- a CDS encoding TetR/AcrR family transcriptional regulator — MITSPSSVRRSERSRRAILRSALDLCTERGYGHVTIEAIAADAGVSKKTIYRWWPSKGAVLLEAFTDALIDATPFVDTGDIGADLRFHVAGAVKLLSVPPFGPAYAGILSELHHDDLLAQQLREQLVDPRVEEAIGRLRGAQEQGQIPPGADLPLAVEMLYGPVYYRHVLRKPVQDEETIAALVDHVLRSLRAPGY; from the coding sequence ATGATCACATCGCCGAGCAGTGTGCGACGCAGCGAACGATCACGCCGCGCGATCCTGCGGTCCGCCCTCGACCTCTGTACGGAGCGGGGGTACGGGCACGTCACGATAGAGGCCATCGCGGCCGACGCCGGGGTCAGCAAGAAGACGATCTACCGCTGGTGGCCGTCGAAGGGCGCGGTCCTGCTGGAGGCGTTCACGGACGCCCTGATCGACGCCACCCCGTTCGTGGACACCGGCGACATCGGCGCCGACCTGCGCTTCCACGTCGCCGGCGCGGTGAAACTGCTCTCGGTCCCGCCCTTCGGCCCCGCCTACGCGGGCATCCTCTCCGAGCTGCACCACGACGACCTCCTGGCCCAGCAGTTGCGGGAACAGCTGGTCGACCCGCGCGTCGAGGAGGCGATCGGCCGGCTCCGCGGCGCCCAGGAGCAGGGCCAGATCCCGCCCGGCGCGGACCTCCCGCTGGCGGTGGAGATGCTGTACGGCCCCGTCTACTACCGCCATGTGCTGCGCAAGCCCGTCCAGGACGAGGAGACGATCGCCGCGCTGGTGGACCATGTCCTGCGGTCGCTGCGCGCGCCGGGGTACTGA
- a CDS encoding ABC transporter permease — MSQAERARLRHSGGPGHPQGSRSPLWTLGLLRSEITTLLRRHRTYALLAVLAAVPVLIGVAVRIETGGGGGGGEGGPDGGAGPAFLAQVTNNGFFLVFAALAATLPVFLPMAVGVVAGDAIAGEANNGTLRYLLVAPAGRTRLLLVKYASVLVFCLAATLVVAVSALAVGALLFPVGDVTTISGTRIGFGEGLVRAALTALVVAVSLTGFAAIGLFVSTLTGSGIGAMAATVGLLITVQILDSIPQLSGVHPYLFGHYWMSFADVLREPVYWDDLSKNFQLQGLYVAVFGSAAWARFTAKDITA; from the coding sequence ATGTCGCAGGCTGAACGGGCGCGGCTCCGTCATTCCGGGGGCCCGGGCCATCCGCAGGGCTCCCGCAGTCCGCTGTGGACGCTGGGTCTCCTCCGCTCCGAGATCACCACGCTGCTGCGCCGCCACCGGACCTACGCCCTGCTCGCCGTCCTCGCCGCCGTACCCGTACTGATCGGCGTCGCGGTCCGGATCGAGACGGGCGGCGGCGGTGGTGGCGGGGAGGGCGGTCCGGACGGCGGGGCGGGCCCGGCCTTCCTCGCCCAGGTCACCAACAACGGCTTCTTCCTGGTCTTCGCGGCCCTCGCCGCGACGCTCCCGGTCTTCCTGCCGATGGCGGTCGGCGTCGTCGCGGGCGACGCGATCGCGGGCGAGGCGAACAACGGCACCCTGCGCTATCTGCTGGTCGCCCCGGCGGGCCGGACCCGGCTGCTGCTCGTGAAGTACGCCTCCGTCCTCGTCTTCTGCCTGGCCGCGACTCTGGTCGTGGCGGTGTCGGCGCTGGCGGTGGGCGCGCTGCTGTTCCCGGTGGGGGACGTCACCACGATCTCGGGGACCCGGATCGGCTTCGGTGAGGGGCTGGTGCGTGCGGCGCTGACCGCGCTGGTCGTCGCGGTGTCGCTGACCGGGTTCGCCGCGATCGGGCTGTTCGTCTCGACGCTGACCGGCAGTGGGATCGGGGCGATGGCGGCCACGGTCGGACTGCTGATCACGGTGCAGATCCTGGACAGCATTCCGCAGCTGAGCGGGGTGCACCCGTATCTGTTCGGGCACTACTGGATGTCGTTCGCTGACGTCCTGCGCGAACCGGTCTACTGGGACGACCTGAGCAAGAACTTCCAGCTGCAGGGGCTGTACGTCGCGGTGTTCGGCTCGGCGGCCTGGGCCCGCTTCACGGCGAAGGACATCACGGCGTGA
- a CDS encoding polyprenyl synthetase family protein — translation MTVVGPFGLHVRDQALEADVQSGLAAVEAGLLEATKSDVPFITDAAQHLVRAGGKRFRPLLVMLASQFGDPDAPGVVPSAVVVELTHLATLYHDDVMDEADVRRGVPSANTRWGNSVAVLTGDFLFARASHILADLGPDAVRIQAEAFERLVTGQILETAGPRDGRDPVDHYLDVLSGKTGSLVAVSGRFGALMSGADERTVDVLTQYGERLGIAFQLADDVLDIASDSHESGKTPGTDLREGIPTLPVLRLRAQAAAEGKPDDLELVELLDGDLSSDDALAEVLRRLRAHPALEQARQDTVRYAQEARATLAPLPEGYAKAALEELCDAVVHRAG, via the coding sequence GTGACCGTCGTCGGGCCGTTCGGACTGCACGTGCGGGACCAGGCTCTTGAGGCCGATGTCCAGTCGGGCCTGGCCGCTGTCGAGGCAGGGCTGCTCGAAGCCACCAAGAGCGATGTCCCGTTCATCACGGACGCCGCCCAGCACCTGGTGCGTGCCGGGGGCAAGAGGTTCCGTCCCTTGCTGGTCATGCTCGCGTCACAGTTCGGGGATCCCGACGCGCCGGGAGTCGTCCCCTCGGCCGTCGTCGTCGAGCTCACCCATCTGGCCACGCTCTACCACGACGACGTGATGGACGAGGCCGACGTGCGGCGCGGGGTGCCCAGCGCCAACACCCGCTGGGGCAACTCGGTCGCCGTCCTCACCGGCGACTTCCTCTTCGCCCGCGCCTCCCACATCCTGGCCGACCTCGGCCCCGATGCCGTCCGCATCCAGGCGGAGGCCTTCGAGCGGCTCGTCACCGGCCAGATCCTGGAGACCGCGGGCCCGCGCGACGGCCGCGACCCGGTCGACCACTACCTGGACGTGCTCAGCGGCAAGACCGGCTCGCTGGTCGCCGTCTCCGGCCGGTTCGGGGCGCTGATGTCCGGCGCCGACGAGCGGACCGTGGACGTCCTCACCCAGTACGGGGAACGGCTCGGCATCGCCTTCCAGCTCGCCGACGACGTCCTCGACATCGCCTCCGACTCCCACGAGTCCGGCAAGACCCCCGGCACCGACCTGCGCGAGGGCATCCCGACGCTCCCGGTCCTGCGGCTGCGCGCCCAGGCGGCGGCCGAGGGCAAGCCCGACGACCTGGAGCTCGTGGAACTGCTCGACGGTGACCTGAGCAGCGACGACGCCCTGGCCGAGGTGCTGCGCCGGCTGCGCGCCCACCCGGCGCTGGAGCAGGCCCGCCAGGACACCGTGCGCTACGCCCAGGAGGCGCGCGCCACGCTCGCCCCGCTGCCCGAGGGGTACGCGAAGGCCGCGCTGGAGGAGCTGTGCGACGCCGTGGTGCATCGCGCGGGCTGA
- the uppS gene encoding polyprenyl diphosphate synthase produces the protein MPTVLRPACWALWAAATVLDDLADEPEAEPAERAARVEAWTGALQHDLAAGTSTDPVRYALVDAAGRWRMDLTGLQGAMVQTRDDTHGLRFADWDAWRVWCNKEVVPWVEQVRHLFEQAGAPMRLRLDRQADYERFVDGAQLTDVLTDLSTDLAQGLLLLPQEALEPFPGAEEDLLRGRWSPAVAALITQLAALARRRVTRPAMTTGMHPGAAIVLETAAGLLRAQLDAVEAAGPALLQRAPRPSVVARARVLVPARLRSTLAWSLTPLTAPTVPGPRRPKGAVTSAGPAAENAGLLPPPSHPSGARPPAIPAGRMPAHVAVIMDGNGRWAEEHGLRRSDGHRAGTAAVREIVYGALEIGLRHLTLYAFSTENWKRDAEEVTAILATLQSELDEAPFRDLDVRQRWSGRPNKLPEDLVDSLRREEARTRARTGLTLTVCINYGGRDEITQAAAALARAAREGEVDPDHLNEDDFARHLPHPDMPEADLLWRTGNEQRTSNFLPWHAAYAELYFTPGYWPDMDRRDLWQAIAEYSRRQRRHGAVPAPIASAENNRPSPHVHPAPCPLTRAGSE, from the coding sequence ATGCCGACCGTACTGCGTCCGGCGTGCTGGGCGTTGTGGGCGGCCGCCACCGTCCTGGACGACCTGGCAGACGAACCGGAAGCAGAGCCGGCCGAGCGCGCGGCCCGCGTCGAGGCGTGGACCGGGGCGCTGCAGCACGACCTGGCGGCGGGGACGAGCACCGATCCGGTCCGCTACGCGCTGGTGGACGCGGCGGGACGGTGGCGTATGGACCTGACCGGTCTACAGGGCGCCATGGTCCAGACGCGGGACGACACCCACGGTCTGCGCTTTGCCGACTGGGACGCGTGGCGGGTCTGGTGCAACAAGGAGGTCGTGCCCTGGGTCGAGCAGGTGCGGCACCTGTTCGAGCAGGCCGGTGCGCCGATGAGGTTACGGCTGGACCGGCAAGCAGATTATGAGCGTTTCGTCGACGGTGCCCAGCTCACTGACGTCCTGACCGACCTGAGCACCGACCTTGCCCAGGGCCTGCTGCTCCTGCCGCAGGAAGCTCTGGAGCCCTTCCCCGGCGCCGAGGAGGATCTGCTCCGGGGCCGGTGGAGTCCTGCCGTCGCGGCCCTGATCACCCAGCTGGCAGCCCTGGCGCGCCGGCGGGTGACCAGGCCCGCCATGACCACAGGAATGCATCCCGGTGCCGCCATCGTGCTCGAAACGGCGGCCGGCCTCTTGCGGGCCCAGCTCGACGCCGTCGAAGCGGCCGGTCCGGCCCTGCTGCAACGTGCCCCGCGTCCTTCCGTCGTGGCCCGCGCGCGCGTGCTGGTCCCCGCCCGCCTGCGCTCAACCCTGGCCTGGAGCCTGACTCCCCTGACCGCACCGACCGTGCCGGGCCCGCGACGCCCCAAAGGCGCAGTGACAAGCGCGGGTCCGGCAGCCGAGAACGCCGGCCTGCTGCCACCGCCCTCCCACCCGAGTGGTGCCCGGCCTCCGGCGATTCCCGCCGGCCGGATGCCCGCCCACGTGGCGGTCATCATGGACGGCAACGGCCGCTGGGCCGAGGAGCACGGTCTGCGACGCTCCGACGGTCACCGTGCCGGCACCGCCGCTGTCCGCGAGATCGTTTACGGCGCCTTGGAGATCGGTCTGCGCCATCTGACTCTCTACGCCTTCTCCACCGAGAACTGGAAACGCGACGCAGAGGAAGTCACGGCGATCCTGGCTACGCTCCAGAGCGAACTCGACGAAGCCCCTTTCCGTGACCTGGACGTGCGCCAGCGCTGGTCCGGCCGTCCCAACAAACTGCCCGAAGACCTCGTCGACTCGCTCAGGCGCGAAGAAGCCCGCACCCGCGCCCGCACCGGACTGACACTCACCGTGTGCATCAACTACGGCGGCCGCGACGAGATCACCCAGGCCGCCGCAGCACTCGCCCGGGCAGCCCGAGAAGGCGAAGTGGACCCCGACCACCTCAACGAGGACGACTTCGCCCGCCATCTGCCCCACCCCGACATGCCGGAGGCCGACCTGCTGTGGCGCACCGGCAACGAGCAGCGCACCTCCAACTTCCTGCCCTGGCACGCCGCGTACGCGGAGCTGTACTTCACCCCCGGCTACTGGCCCGACATGGACCGGCGTGACCTGTGGCAGGCCATCGCCGAGTACAGCCGACGCCAACGCCGCCACGGCGCCGTTCCCGCCCCCATCGCCTCCGCCGAGAACAACCGGCCATCCCCGCACGTCCACCCGGCCCCCTGTCCACTGACGCGTGCCGGCTCGGAGTAA
- a CDS encoding ATP-binding cassette domain-containing protein: MEVSDVHHAYRQRVVLRGIDVRLRAGTLCGIVGENGAGKSTLLKILSGELRPSRGTVRHGGRFGYCPQHVVLNDALTVRQHLTFFQRAYRLADLRYAEQVMDVLGFAGYADERVGILSGGTRQKLNVTLALMHDPQVLLLDEPYQGFDWDTYQRFWDLAARLRDAGRSVLVVSHLAYDTERLDELWRLEGGVLRSDQAVAA; the protein is encoded by the coding sequence GTGGAGGTAAGCGATGTGCATCATGCCTACCGTCAGCGTGTGGTCCTGCGGGGCATTGACGTACGGCTTCGGGCAGGGACGTTGTGCGGGATCGTCGGGGAGAACGGCGCCGGTAAATCAACTCTGCTGAAGATCCTCTCCGGTGAGTTGCGGCCCTCACGCGGCACGGTCCGTCATGGTGGTCGGTTCGGTTACTGCCCGCAGCACGTGGTCCTCAACGACGCGCTCACCGTCCGGCAGCACCTGACGTTCTTCCAGAGGGCCTATCGCCTGGCAGACCTGCGCTATGCCGAGCAGGTCATGGACGTGCTGGGGTTCGCCGGTTACGCCGATGAGCGGGTCGGGATCCTCAGCGGCGGGACGCGGCAGAAGCTGAACGTGACGCTGGCGCTGATGCACGATCCCCAGGTGCTGCTGCTGGATGAGCCGTACCAGGGGTTCGACTGGGACACCTACCAGCGGTTCTGGGACCTGGCCGCACGACTGCGGGATGCGGGCCGCTCCGTCCTGGTCGTCTCCCACCTGGCGTACGACACCGAGCGCCTGGACGAGCTGTGGCGTCTGGAGGGCGGGGTTCTGCGCTCGGACCAGGCGGTGGCCGCGTGA
- a CDS encoding DUF2092 domain-containing protein, translating into MAPNDSAETTGEATSTVVGRRKAARYIVPVAVAGVAAATIGLVPALASSGDPDLPKISAQELIEKIAASDEEQLSGTFKISTDLGLPLDGLAGSLVPGGEGGGDKDGGAAAPQDKLMELTSGTHTLRVAADGPERQKLSILGDASEYSVIHNRGEVWAYDSKSDEVYHAEAPEGREGGHAEKAPKAPEGAPATPKDFAEQALAAAGDTTSVTVDGTAQVAGRDAYQLLIKPKQSGSTIGSVRIAVDAENGVPLKFTLSAASGGKAVVDAGFTKVDFSKPAASTFAFTPPKGAEVTEADEPATGKDERGAAQKALPGQLAELDGFAGEGGFNVIGKGWTSIAEIKSPDGKGLPEAGSGDMPAEAQGFLDALGDKVTGKFGSGTVFKTRLVNALMTDDGSVYVGAVTKDALVRAADAAAK; encoded by the coding sequence ATGGCACCGAACGACAGCGCAGAGACCACCGGCGAGGCCACGAGCACTGTCGTGGGCCGCCGGAAGGCGGCGCGCTACATCGTCCCCGTCGCAGTCGCGGGGGTGGCGGCCGCGACCATCGGTCTCGTCCCGGCGCTCGCGAGCTCGGGCGACCCGGACCTGCCGAAGATCAGCGCACAGGAACTCATCGAGAAGATCGCCGCTTCCGACGAGGAGCAGCTCTCCGGCACGTTCAAGATCAGCACCGATCTCGGCCTGCCCTTGGACGGCCTCGCGGGCTCGCTCGTACCGGGCGGCGAGGGCGGCGGCGACAAGGACGGCGGCGCGGCGGCCCCGCAGGACAAGCTCATGGAGCTGACGTCCGGCACGCACACGCTGCGGGTGGCCGCCGACGGCCCGGAGCGGCAGAAGCTCTCCATCCTCGGGGACGCGTCCGAGTACAGCGTCATCCACAACCGGGGCGAGGTCTGGGCGTACGACAGCAAGTCCGACGAGGTCTACCACGCCGAGGCCCCCGAGGGCCGGGAGGGCGGCCACGCGGAGAAGGCTCCGAAGGCGCCCGAGGGTGCTCCGGCCACCCCGAAGGACTTCGCCGAGCAGGCGCTCGCGGCGGCCGGGGACACCACATCGGTGACCGTGGACGGTACGGCGCAGGTCGCCGGGCGGGACGCGTACCAGCTGCTGATCAAGCCGAAGCAGTCCGGTTCGACGATCGGCTCGGTCCGGATCGCCGTGGACGCCGAGAACGGCGTACCGCTGAAGTTCACCCTGTCCGCGGCGAGCGGCGGCAAGGCCGTGGTCGACGCCGGGTTCACCAAGGTCGACTTCTCCAAGCCTGCGGCGTCCACGTTCGCCTTCACGCCGCCCAAGGGCGCCGAGGTGACCGAGGCCGACGAGCCGGCGACCGGCAAGGACGAGCGCGGAGCGGCGCAGAAGGCGCTGCCCGGACAGCTGGCCGAGCTGGACGGCTTCGCGGGCGAGGGGGGCTTCAACGTCATCGGGAAGGGCTGGACCTCGATCGCCGAGATCAAGTCGCCCGACGGCAAGGGCCTCCCCGAGGCGGGCTCGGGCGACATGCCGGCCGAGGCGCAGGGCTTCCTCGACGCGCTCGGCGACAAGGTCACCGGGAAGTTCGGCTCGGGCACGGTCTTCAAGACGCGCCTGGTCAACGCCCTGATGACGGATGACGGCTCGGTGTACGTCGGAGCGGTGACGAAGGACGCGCTGGTGCGTGCGGCCGACGCCGCCGCGAAGTAG
- a CDS encoding ABC transporter ATP-binding protein, producing the protein MTDTAAGAGDAAEGRAVVTGAASGHPAPDAADAPVIRTRGLTKRYRGGQLAVDGLDLTVPAGSVFGFLGPNGSGKTTTIRMLMGLIDPTSGTAEVLGRPMPEAARTVLPEVGALIEGPALYGFLNGRDNLLRYDRADPTADPRTRRARVGTALARVGLAAASGKKAKAYSLGMKQRLGLAAALLRPRRLLVLDEPTNGLDPQGMREIRLLVRELASEGTTVFLSSHLLDEIEQVCTHAAVMARGRLIVQGPVADLAASARGRLTVTTPDPGDAVRILKEHGVTGLSTDGDRLTADAPPAAVDLADLNAALVGGGVRVRFFGVERGSLEDAFVALTGEGFDVAG; encoded by the coding sequence ATGACGGACACAGCGGCCGGGGCCGGGGACGCGGCGGAGGGGCGTGCGGTCGTCACGGGTGCGGCGTCCGGGCACCCCGCGCCGGACGCCGCCGACGCCCCCGTCATCCGCACCCGCGGCCTGACCAAGCGCTACCGGGGCGGTCAGCTCGCCGTGGACGGCCTCGACCTGACCGTGCCGGCCGGCAGCGTCTTCGGTTTCCTCGGCCCCAACGGCTCCGGGAAGACCACCACGATCCGGATGCTGATGGGCCTCATCGACCCGACGTCCGGCACCGCCGAGGTGCTCGGCCGCCCGATGCCGGAGGCCGCCCGTACGGTGCTGCCGGAGGTCGGCGCGCTGATCGAGGGGCCCGCGCTGTACGGCTTCCTGAACGGCCGGGACAACCTCCTGCGGTACGACCGGGCCGACCCGACCGCCGACCCGCGCACCCGCCGGGCCCGCGTCGGGACGGCCCTGGCACGGGTCGGCCTCGCCGCCGCCTCCGGGAAGAAGGCCAAGGCGTACTCGCTCGGCATGAAACAGCGCCTCGGGCTCGCCGCCGCCCTGCTCCGGCCACGCCGGCTGCTGGTCCTGGACGAGCCGACCAACGGCCTCGACCCGCAGGGCATGCGCGAGATCCGTCTCCTGGTCCGGGAGCTGGCGTCCGAGGGCACCACCGTGTTCCTCTCCTCCCACCTCCTGGACGAGATCGAGCAGGTCTGCACGCACGCTGCGGTGATGGCCCGGGGCCGGCTGATCGTCCAGGGACCGGTCGCCGACCTCGCCGCGAGCGCCCGGGGCCGGCTCACCGTCACCACCCCCGACCCCGGGGACGCGGTTCGCATCCTCAAGGAGCACGGGGTCACCGGCCTGAGCACCGACGGCGACCGGCTGACCGCCGACGCCCCGCCCGCCGCCGTGGACCTCGCCGACCTCAACGCGGCGCTGGTGGGCGGCGGGGTGCGGGTGCGGTTCTTCGGCGTCGAGCGGGGTTCGCTGGAGGACGCCTTCGTCGCACTCACGGGAGAGGGATTCGATGTCGCAGGCTGA